A single genomic interval of Candidatus Zixiibacteriota bacterium harbors:
- a CDS encoding efflux RND transporter permease subunit: MRIPKLAIENHQFTIMVVILLVLSGLASLFTMPRSEDPQVSPSGSSVIVIFPGANPADMEELIANPIEEVINELEDIKRLTSVSEDGLVIVAVEFESGSNSDDKYSDVVQKVNSIRSKLPEEIASLEIQKWTISDVCILQTAIISDSASYRELEYEAERLEKTLEKVPGIKYIKTWAFPQQEIRVSVDLEKLAQYRLSLEQVIGAIQSVNANIPGGSIDIGMRKFTVQTSGSYQSIADIRNTIVHSLNGKIVYLKDIADVESSYEDNNYFARVSGKRAVFVTASQKEGTNIFDVAGGLKEKLTKFEKQLPQSMHLYNVFDQSQSVSHRVYGFFSNLLQGLLLVGLVVFLAVSVRATIIVILVIPLSILIGLGFVDISNYGLEQMSIAGLVIALGLLVDNAIVVTENISRFMKMGHSPKEAAIKGTKQIGWAVVSSTVTTILAFVPIIMMQNITGDFIRSMPVTVVYTLAASLLLSLTLTPYLSSKFIKVGDDFKESRIRQSLNSFIEKYYRKSLNRALSRPKMAVVAALLIFLCSLALFPVVGVSFFPKAEKPQFIINIETPKGTSIDKTDQVAQYVESALARRDEVKHYAVNIGHGNPRIYYNVMSKREQSNYSQVYVELKENDMQVLSDITAELRREFSDFPGAKIEVKEFEQGPPVEAPIAIKIIGKNLDILKNIARDVERMIADAPGTINIDNPMNTSKTDLHVNINRAKAAMLGIPLVNIDRTVRASIAGLSVSQYRDARGKEYDIVVRLPFSDKPTVSDFDKIYVSSQTGAQVPLKQIAAIEFKSTPLTINHFNLERNVALTADVMGNISVDKTTKQIIEKLKKYNLPLGYRYYIGGEIESREESFGGMAKAVIIALAAIFAVLVLQFRSFSQPLIVFSAIPLAIIGSVAALFITGNNFSFTAFVGITSLVGIVINNSIILVDYTNQLRKDGKPLITALKEAGEIRFIPIILTTATTVGGLLPLTLRGGTMWAPMGWTIIGGLIASTFLTLIFVPVLYKIFTPNAAANSK; the protein is encoded by the coding sequence CAGCGTGATAGTGATATTTCCGGGAGCAAATCCTGCGGATATGGAGGAATTGATTGCTAATCCCATTGAGGAAGTAATCAATGAACTGGAGGATATTAAAAGGCTTACATCCGTTTCCGAAGATGGACTGGTAATTGTAGCCGTCGAATTTGAATCAGGAAGCAATTCTGATGATAAATATTCGGATGTAGTCCAGAAAGTAAACAGCATACGAAGCAAGCTTCCTGAAGAGATAGCCAGTTTGGAAATCCAGAAATGGACAATTTCCGATGTTTGCATCCTTCAAACAGCCATTATTTCGGATTCAGCCAGCTACCGAGAACTGGAATATGAAGCAGAACGGCTGGAGAAGACATTAGAAAAGGTTCCCGGTATAAAATATATTAAAACCTGGGCTTTCCCTCAGCAGGAAATTCGCGTATCGGTAGATTTGGAGAAATTAGCCCAGTATCGTCTTTCCTTAGAACAAGTGATTGGAGCTATCCAAAGCGTCAATGCCAACATCCCGGGCGGCAGCATCGATATCGGAATGCGAAAGTTTACTGTTCAAACAAGCGGCTCTTATCAGTCAATAGCAGATATCCGGAATACTATCGTCCATTCGTTAAACGGCAAGATTGTTTATTTGAAAGATATAGCGGATGTTGAATCATCTTATGAAGACAATAATTATTTTGCCAGAGTAAGCGGAAAACGAGCGGTTTTCGTTACGGCAAGTCAGAAAGAGGGCACAAATATTTTTGATGTTGCCGGCGGCTTAAAAGAAAAACTTACCAAATTCGAAAAACAATTGCCGCAGTCTATGCATCTCTATAATGTCTTCGACCAATCCCAAAGCGTATCCCATAGGGTTTACGGATTTTTCTCGAATTTACTGCAGGGACTCTTATTAGTCGGCTTAGTGGTGTTTTTGGCAGTGAGTGTGCGCGCCACAATTATCGTTATCTTGGTCATTCCTCTTTCTATCCTGATTGGTTTGGGGTTTGTTGATATAAGTAATTACGGACTCGAACAAATGTCCATCGCCGGTTTGGTTATCGCTTTGGGTTTACTGGTAGATAACGCTATTGTGGTAACAGAGAATATATCCCGCTTCATGAAAATGGGGCATAGCCCGAAAGAAGCGGCAATTAAGGGAACCAAACAGATAGGGTGGGCGGTAGTCAGTTCAACTGTCACAACAATCCTTGCATTTGTGCCGATAATCATGATGCAGAATATTACCGGAGATTTCATACGCAGTATGCCGGTTACTGTCGTTTACACGCTTGCGGCATCGTTGTTGTTATCTCTTACTCTAACGCCGTATCTATCCAGCAAGTTTATTAAAGTGGGCGACGATTTTAAGGAAAGCCGTATTCGGCAATCATTAAATAGCTTTATCGAAAAGTATTATCGGAAAAGCTTAAACCGGGCTTTAAGTCGTCCCAAGATGGCTGTTGTTGCAGCTTTGCTTATATTTTTATGTAGTTTAGCGCTATTCCCGGTTGTCGGAGTAAGCTTCTTTCCTAAGGCTGAAAAACCTCAGTTTATCATTAATATAGAAACGCCTAAAGGAACCAGTATTGATAAAACGGATCAAGTCGCTCAATATGTCGAATCGGCGCTGGCAAGGCGTGATGAAGTCAAACATTATGCAGTCAACATAGGGCACGGAAACCCAAGGATTTACTATAATGTGATGTCTAAGAGAGAACAGAGCAACTACTCCCAGGTTTATGTCGAGTTGAAAGAAAACGATATGCAGGTTCTTAGTGATATTACAGCTGAACTTCGCAGAGAATTTTCAGATTTCCCCGGCGCCAAAATTGAGGTAAAGGAATTTGAACAGGGTCCGCCTGTTGAAGCCCCTATTGCCATTAAGATAATAGGGAAGAACCTTGATATACTGAAAAATATTGCCCGTGATGTTGAACGGATGATAGCCGATGCACCCGGCACGATAAACATTGATAATCCCATGAATACATCAAAAACGGATTTGCATGTTAATATCAATCGGGCTAAAGCGGCGATGCTGGGGATTCCTTTGGTAAATATCGATAGAACTGTGCGCGCCAGTATTGCCGGTTTGTCTGTTTCGCAATACCGCGATGCGCGGGGTAAAGAATATGATATTGTTGTTCGACTGCCTTTTTCAGATAAGCCAACCGTATCTGATTTTGATAAGATTTATGTATCATCGCAGACAGGCGCTCAGGTTCCGCTGAAACAAATTGCCGCCATCGAATTCAAATCAACTCCACTGACAATCAATCATTTTAATCTCGAACGGAATGTTGCCTTAACGGCAGATGTTATGGGAAATATCTCCGTAGATAAAACAACTAAACAGATCATCGAAAAGCTAAAAAAATACAATTTGCCGCTAGGGTATCGATACTATATCGGCGGTGAAATAGAAAGCCGTGAGGAATCTTTCGGCGGGATGGCAAAGGCGGTGATTATTGCCTTAGCTGCAATATTTGCTGTGTTGGTTCTTCAGTTTCGATCTTTCTCGCAGCCGCTGATTGTCTTTTCAGCCATACCTTTAGCGATTATAGGTTCTGTCGCCGCCCTGTTTATTACCGGCAACAATTTTTCATTTACTGCCTTTGTAGGTATAACCAGTCTGGTGGGCATCGTAATAAATAACTCTATTATTTTAGTGGATTATACAAACCAACTGCGAAAAGACGGCAAACCACTGATTACTGCCCTAAAAGAGGCAGGAGAAATACGCTTTATTCCGATAATTCTAACCACTGCCACAACTGTTGGAGGTTTATTGCCTCTAACTCTGCGCGGCGGAACAATGTGGGCGCCGATGGGCTGGACTATCATTGGCGGTCTAATAGCATCGACATTTCTAACTTTAATATTTGTGCCGGTCTTATATAAAATATTCACACCAAATGCTGCTGCAAACAGTAAATGA
- a CDS encoding T9SS type A sorting domain-containing protein: MNKRLLIAIVLLVCSSSVLFGQANYGFELISRAVPGESETVFAVDNLCYVGAGNTLQILDVTDPASPILQGQFALRTLIEDVYIKDGLAYIANDDDGLIIADINLPSQTEILSRMQFSDGAFGIYVDGNYAYVTAVNAGFNIVDISDPYHPALRSTFMVDWAALNVDVQDSIACIACGYGGLYIMNISDPEFPYQTGLIDTHNTWAYDVKIEGDYAYMAYSLYDGGGGLKVVNISNPYVPYVEGDYSAGTEIRRIDYSTECVFAASRFGGMTVIDVADPGNPHPIGGYPHAYAKNIAYCNDNIFLSCGEDGLMIFNAPDLHFPTLVCEYPTFSSCYDVTAAGDYVYVSEKPSGLIAIDISNPTTPMVTYSHNFYFEDGEYGGISPSVSVVDDKLYIPSYRDYLGGDHDFRVYGLENPAQPESLGIYNDLNMGPRGHVVIDDIAYLGNSGTLKILDVRNPDNIELINSFYGDWDSAYRMEMVGDTMYLATMETGLCILDISNSGWPVEIGGFETEGEAFAAAYYDNHVYLADWDQCLRIINVENPEAPYEVGSYGVGLYEDCVNVAIMDDRTDPYAIVCFDDEVVALDITDPANPIEVGYYYTRDPRGLFIQGDTVYVADRDYGLYVLKLFGHVDVPESEAAELPNDIFLAQNYPNPFNSSTIIKFIMPEEGLVSVDVFDIAGRKITSVFNGNAQSGTNSVIWDGKDNSGQMAASGVYFYRITAAGKTSAKRMTFVK, encoded by the coding sequence ATGAATAAGCGATTATTAATTGCCATAGTTCTGCTTGTTTGTTCGAGTTCAGTATTATTTGGACAGGCCAACTATGGTTTCGAATTAATCAGCCGCGCTGTTCCCGGAGAATCGGAAACGGTTTTTGCGGTTGATAACCTTTGCTATGTTGGTGCAGGGAATACCCTGCAAATACTTGATGTAACCGATCCGGCATCGCCTATTTTGCAGGGTCAGTTTGCGCTTCGGACTCTGATTGAGGATGTTTACATAAAAGATGGTTTGGCTTACATCGCTAATGATGATGACGGCTTGATAATTGCAGATATAAACTTACCTTCTCAAACCGAAATCCTTAGCCGGATGCAATTCTCTGACGGCGCTTTTGGTATATATGTAGATGGTAATTATGCTTATGTTACCGCTGTAAATGCGGGGTTTAATATAGTTGATATTTCCGACCCTTATCACCCTGCTTTAAGAAGTACCTTCATGGTAGATTGGGCGGCGCTCAATGTTGATGTGCAGGATTCTATTGCCTGTATAGCCTGCGGTTATGGCGGGCTTTACATTATGAATATATCCGACCCCGAATTTCCATATCAGACAGGGTTGATAGATACGCATAACACCTGGGCTTATGATGTTAAAATCGAGGGCGATTATGCCTATATGGCTTATTCTCTATATGACGGCGGCGGCGGACTTAAAGTAGTTAATATCTCGAACCCTTATGTTCCTTATGTTGAAGGGGATTATTCAGCTGGAACCGAAATAAGACGAATTGATTATTCCACCGAGTGTGTGTTTGCCGCTTCCAGATTTGGCGGCATGACAGTTATTGATGTCGCTGACCCGGGCAACCCTCATCCGATTGGCGGCTATCCTCATGCATATGCCAAAAATATTGCCTATTGTAATGATAATATATTTCTTTCTTGCGGTGAAGACGGACTTATGATTTTCAATGCTCCTGATTTGCATTTTCCAACTCTTGTGTGCGAATATCCTACATTCAGCTCCTGCTATGATGTGACTGCAGCCGGGGATTATGTCTATGTGTCTGAAAAACCATCGGGATTAATAGCTATCGATATATCAAATCCAACTACGCCGATGGTTACTTACAGCCATAATTTCTATTTTGAAGATGGCGAATACGGCGGCATCTCGCCATCGGTAAGTGTTGTTGATGACAAATTATATATTCCCAGTTACAGAGACTATTTAGGCGGCGACCACGATTTCCGAGTTTACGGCTTGGAAAACCCTGCTCAACCTGAGTCTCTCGGAATTTATAACGATTTGAATATGGGACCCAGGGGGCATGTTGTTATAGATGATATCGCTTATTTGGGAAACAGCGGTACTTTAAAAATTCTGGATGTTAGAAACCCTGACAACATAGAACTTATTAACTCTTTTTACGGCGATTGGGATTCTGCCTATCGTATGGAGATGGTCGGCGATACTATGTATCTTGCCACAATGGAAACCGGTTTGTGTATACTTGATATTTCTAATAGCGGCTGGCCTGTGGAAATCGGCGGATTCGAAACCGAAGGCGAAGCATTTGCCGCGGCTTACTATGACAATCATGTCTATTTAGCCGATTGGGATCAGTGTTTGAGAATAATAAATGTGGAAAACCCGGAAGCCCCGTATGAGGTTGGCAGCTATGGCGTTGGCTTATATGAGGACTGCGTAAATGTCGCTATTATGGATGACCGAACAGATCCTTATGCGATAGTATGTTTTGATGATGAAGTCGTTGCTCTTGATATAACCGATCCCGCCAATCCTATCGAAGTTGGCTATTATTACACCAGAGACCCGCGCGGTTTATTTATACAGGGCGATACGGTTTATGTGGCTGATAGAGACTATGGCTTATATGTATTGAAATTATTTGGTCATGTGGATGTTCCGGAAAGCGAAGCGGCTGAACTTCCAAACGATATCTTCCTTGCCCAGAATTATCCAAACCCGTTTAATTCATCTACGATTATCAAATTTATAATGCCCGAAGAGGGGCTGGTTTCAGTCGATGTCTTTGATATTGCCGGTCGAAAAATAACCTCTGTATTTAACGGCAATGCTCAATCGGGAACTAACAGTGTTATTTGGGATGGCAAAGATAATTCCGGTCAAATGGCAGCCTCCGGCGTCTATTTCTACCGGATAACAGCAGCTGGAAAAACATCAGCGAAAAGGATGACTTTTGTAAAGTAA